The window CCAGGCATGATAATCGGATGAACATTGCAGCAAAAGGCTTATCTGGACCAGGTTATAAAGGGCATTACTTTTGGGACACAGAAATATTTGTCCTGCCATTTTTTACCTTCTCCAATCAAGATGTGGCAAGGTCGCTATTAGAATATCGCTATCTGTCCCTTAAAGGAGCCCATGACAAAGCTAAGGCCAATGGTTATGAAGGTGCTCAATTTCCATGGGAGTCCGCGTGGTTAGATGACGGTGAAGTAACCCCAGAGTGGGGAGGACAAGACCCTATCAGTGGTGAAATGGTCAAAATATGGTCGGGCTTTATTGAACAGCACATTACAGCGGATATTGCATACGCTACTTGGCAGTATTACCAAGTCACACAAGACCAAGATTTTATGGATAGGTATGGTTATGAACTGATTTTTGACACAGCTAAGTTTTGGGCTTCTAGGCTGGAATGGAACAATGACGCTCAGGTGTATCATATCAACGATGTGGTTGGTCCTGATGAATACAAAGAACACATTGATAATAATGCGTTCACCAATTATCTGGCTCACTGGAATATGGAGCTGGCTATTGAATACTATGACACTGTAAAAGCCAATAACATGGATTTATTTAAGAAATTAAATAAAAAACTTGATTTAGAAGCTACCTATCAACGTTGGAAGGATCGATTGGACAAGGTATATCTTCCTCAACCAAACGAGGATAACATTATACCACAGAATGACACCTATCTTGGCTTAAAGGAAATTGATTTAACCAAATACAAAGCGCAGGATAACGTTGGTTCGTTGTTTAAGGATTACACACTCAAGCAGGTAAATCAAATGAAAGTCTCCAAACAAGCGGATGTCATGATGCTTTTCTATTTATTAGAAGATCGTTTTGACCAAGCTTTAAAGCAGATTAATTTTGATTATTATGAGCCTTTAACACTTCATGATTCATCCCTTAGCTTAGCCATTCATGCCATTTTAGCTAATGATTTGAATCATCCAGAGATGGCTTATACGTTGTTTAGGAAAGCCACTGAAATTGACATGGGAACCAACATGCAAACCAGCGACCATGGTATTCATATGGCTGCCCAAGGAGGACTTTGGCAATCCATGATCAGTGGATTTGGCGGTATGCGCATGCTCGGTGGACGTCTATTGATTCATCCAAGACTGCCTAAGCATTGGGATCGATTGGTTTATCCTATATACTGGAAAGGTAACCGCCTTGACATAACGGTTACCCATCAGGAAGTGAAAGTGGTGAATGTGACCATGAAGGACCCAGAGATAGCTATAACCATCTGTGGTAAGGACTATGTATTAAAAGAAGAACTGACTGTTCAGATAGATGCTGAATAACTCATAACAAACTCACTAAGGGGCTATACATAAAAGCTTAACTTATGCTTTTATGTATAGCTCCTTTTATAATAGAATCAGCCATGCAAGAGAGCTTTTTTTGATTATTCTAACATAATATTGTAAAATAATCTTAAGAGAATAGATGGTATGTGACCAGTAATTGGAAAAGAGCTATGACGTTATCATCATGCCATGATAGGAGGCGTTAGTATGGAATATCAGGAGCTAATTTTAAAAAGACGGTCCGTAAGAAAGTATAAGGACAAAGAGGTACCAAAGGAACTGATCATAAAACTCATCAAAGAGAGTACATATGCACCAAGCTCAGGCAATGAACAGCCTTGGCGATTTATTGTTGTAAGAGATCAGGCATTCATGAAAGCCATGTCTGACGAAGCAAAAAACACCATACTGAATCGGATAGCATTAAACCCCAATGATTATGCTAAGAAATATGAAAAAATGCTGTTGAATGAGCAGTATCATATTTTTTATCATGCACCTGCTGTTGTTTTTATTGTAGGGGATAAAAAGTTAAAAAATACAAAGGTAAACTGTGCCCTTGCTGCCAGCTATTTTATGCTGTCAGCCACTTCTTTAGGTTTAGGTACCTGCTGGATTAATTT is drawn from Vallitalea pronyensis and contains these coding sequences:
- a CDS encoding nitroreductase; protein product: MEYQELILKRRSVRKYKDKEVPKELIIKLIKESTYAPSSGNEQPWRFIVVRDQAFMKAMSDEAKNTILNRIALNPNDYAKKYEKMLLNEQYHIFYHAPAVVFIVGDKKLKNTKVNCALAASYFMLSATSLGLGTCWINFATAIESPEMLQTLGIGHEDDIVAPIIVGYPENVTQTMNRHEPDMTFI
- a CDS encoding glycoside hydrolase family 65 protein, encoding MSEVENMINYNYGTGEWKNWILEETAFNKNTLGKCESIMCLANGYMGVRSATEESYIKETRNCFVAGTFNKASKYEVTELPNVADVLNMAITINGEDFTLTEGEIRHYSRRMNLKQGELSRDIIWVSPKGDEVAFKFRRVVSMKQLHTIAQSVSMKALNKDLQISLYSSIDGKVTNEGAQHYTIESVRFYEHKLLQLVETTTQSGIDFVVNTTHTFYKDHAPFMPGQVMASGVRSIGCHYTLTLEKGQDLTLEKVSSIHTSRDQEWDKPDYQLDDLKKASMTYLKEEAAKGYRGILNESAHYWEKHIWDRYSIDIQGNADYDSLAVRFAIYHINSMTPRHDNRMNIAAKGLSGPGYKGHYFWDTEIFVLPFFTFSNQDVARSLLEYRYLSLKGAHDKAKANGYEGAQFPWESAWLDDGEVTPEWGGQDPISGEMVKIWSGFIEQHITADIAYATWQYYQVTQDQDFMDRYGYELIFDTAKFWASRLEWNNDAQVYHINDVVGPDEYKEHIDNNAFTNYLAHWNMELAIEYYDTVKANNMDLFKKLNKKLDLEATYQRWKDRLDKVYLPQPNEDNIIPQNDTYLGLKEIDLTKYKAQDNVGSLFKDYTLKQVNQMKVSKQADVMMLFYLLEDRFDQALKQINFDYYEPLTLHDSSLSLAIHAILANDLNHPEMAYTLFRKATEIDMGTNMQTSDHGIHMAAQGGLWQSMISGFGGMRMLGGRLLIHPRLPKHWDRLVYPIYWKGNRLDITVTHQEVKVVNVTMKDPEIAITICGKDYVLKEELTVQIDAE